Within the Anaerolineae bacterium genome, the region CGACAGCCGGGGCCGCATCCGGCACTGGCAGCAACTCCGCTCGATGCCCTACTGGCGGGGCCAGGTAGCCCTCTGCTCCCGCGCTACCCCGGAGGAGTACCTCGACTACCTGCGCCGCTCACGCGTCCACGCCATCATTGCCGGCGAGGATAGGGTAGACCTGCGGGCGGCCCTGGAGGAACTGACCCGGCACTTCGGCGTCCGTCTGGTACACGCCGACAGCGGCGGCACCCTGACTGCTGCCCTTCTGAGCGGCGGGCTGGTCCAGGAGATCAGCCTGCTGCTGTCCCCTTACCTGGTGGGCGGCACCGAGCCGCGTCCGCTCTTTCGCTCCGTCGACCCGGGCCCGCTAGGCAGTGCCATCGGCCTCCGGCTGGTCCAAGTGGAGCAGCTACCCGGCGACGTCGTCTGGCTTCGCTACGAGATCGCCGCAGAAGCATAGGGAGGCAGCTGCCGGGGCGACAGAGAGGCACACGTTCGGTAGGCCGGGACACGGGCGCAGGAGCGGAGGTTCGGTCTCAGGCCCTGCACGCCGCCCCTGCGCGAGACTGCGTAAGCGACCCACTTGACCCGGGAGGCCGCCACAGCCGACCTCCCGGGCGCACATCGTTACAGCGCCAGCAGCGGATCCTCCACCAATTGCTTCACCCGCTGGAGGAACCGCGCCCCCGGCGCCCCATCCACCAGCCGATGGTCCGCCGTGAGACTGAGCACCACCGTGGGACGCGCCACGATGGCGCCCTGGTGTACCATGGGTCGCTCGGCGATCCGGCCCACCCCCAGGATGGCCACCTCAGGCACGTTGATGATGGGAGTGAACACGTCTATCTCGAACATGCCCAGGTTAGAGATGGTAAACGTACCCCCCGACATATCATCCGGGGTGAGCTGCCCCGCCCGGGCCTTCGCCACCAACTCGGCGCTGCCCTCGGCGATCTCGCTCAGGGTCAGCCGCTGAGCGTCACGCAGCACGGGCACTACCAGCCCCCGTTCAGTGTCCACCGCCAGGCCCACGTTCACCGAGCCCGAACGGACGATCTCATCGCCCTCGAGGTGGGCGTTCAGGTCAGGGTACTCCACCAGAGCCCGCGCCAGCAGCCGTACTAACAGATCGTTGTATGTCGGAACGCGCTCGCCCGCCCGCGCTCGCGCCTTTAGCCTCTCGCGCCAGGCCACCAGGGCCGTAGCATCAGCCTCGGTGGTGAGGGTGTAAGCCGCCGTGGTGTGCACGCTGGCCACCATCCTCTCCGCAATCAGTGCGCGCACTCCGGTCAGCGGCTGCCGTTCCTCCTCCGGCTTCGGCCTCTCGGGGCCGCCATCCCCGGCCGCGCGCACCGGCTCCACGGTGCGCAGAATGTCCTCTCGCGTCAGGCGGTCTCCGGCCTGCGGGCGAGGCAAGGAGGTCAGCTCCACTCCCAAGGATCGAGCCGCCTCCCGGGCCGCGGGCGTCACGCGAGGCAGGCTCTCCAGGTACGCCTGGACGTCCCTCTCCACGATGCGGCCCTCCGGGCCGCTGCCGGTGACGGCAGCCAGGTCCACTCCTTCTAGCCGCGCCAGTCGTCGAGCTCGGGGAGAGGCGACCACCCGCTCCCCAGCCGGCCGCTCCGCCGCTGCCTCCTGGGGCCCCGCCGCCGGTGCCGCCTCCACTTCCGGGGCGCGCTCTGCCTTGGACGCAGCACCGCCGGGCGACGCCTCCCCCACAAGAGCTGCGATGTCCTCGTCCTCCCGGGCGATCACTCCCACGCGGGAGAGAATGGGCGCCGACCCGCCCTTCGGCACCAGTATCTTGCGCAAGACACCGGTGGCCGGAGCGTTGACATCCAGGACCGCCTTGTCCGACTCGATCTTGAACAGCGGCTCTCCCCGGCGAACCGGCTGGCCTTCCTTCACCAGCCACTCGGTGATGGTGCCCTTCTCCATGGTCTGGCCCAGCTTGGGCATGATGACTTCCGTGGCCATGCGCCTCCTCCTAGCGGATCACCTTGCGGATGGCCGCGGCGATTCGGTCCGCGTTGGGAATGGCCGCGTCCTCGAGCGACTCGGCCATGGGCACGGGCACGTCAGCACCGCACACCCGCTCGATGGGAGCGTCCAGCCAATCGAAAGCCGCTTCGTTGACCAGGGTTACCAGTTCGCTGGTGAAGGCCCCGGTCTTGTAGGCCTCCGTCACCACCACCAACCGGCCCGTCTTCTTCACTGAGTCCACGATGGTGTCCAGGTCGAGCGGCTTTAGGCTGCGTGGGTCGATCACTTCGACGCTCACCCCGTCCGCTGCTAACTGCTCGGCAGCCTGCAGGGCCGTGTGCAGCATGCGGGAATAGGCCACCACGGTGGCGTCCGTCCCCTCCCGCTTAACGTCGGCCACCCCCAGCGGCACGATGTAATCCTCTTCAGGCACCGGGCCCTGCACCCGGTAGAGCATCTTGTGTTCGATAAACATGACGGGGTTGTCCTGTCGGATGGCCGCCTTGAGCAGTCCCTTGGCATCGTAGGGGGTGCAGGGCATGACCACATAGATGCCGGGGAAGTGCACCCAGAGCGCTTCTAAGCTCTGCGAGTGGTGGGCGGCGATGCTGCGGCCGGCGCCACCTTCTGTCCGCACCACCAGGGGCACGGTAGTCTTCCCCCCGAACATGTAGCGGTTTTTGGCCCCCTGGTTGGCCAACTGGTCCATGGCCAGAGGAGTGAAGTCCACGTACATGATCTCGATCACCGGTCGCATCCCCGACATGGCCGCTCCCACGCCGGCGCCACCGATGGCCGCCTCGGAAATGGCGGTGTCGCGGACCCGTTCAGGGCCGAACTCCTGGAACAGCCCCTTAGTGACGGCGTAGGCGCCTCCGTAGAGGCCCACGTCCTCTCCCATGATGAAGACTCGCTCGTCGCGCTTCATCTCTTCCCGCAAGGCCTCATTGAGCGCCTGGCCGTAGGTGATGACTCGCCCCCCCTCGCCCCGGTGCACCCGAGCCCGCAGCTCGGCGTCGCGCTGCAGGACCTCGGGCGGGTAGGTCAGAGGGGCGTAGACGTCCTGGTACAGCTCGTCCGGTGAGGGCATGGGGCTGGCTAGAGCGAACTCGACGGCTTTGTCAATGGCCTCCTGAGCCCGCTGCTCCACCTCGTCCAGCTCCTCCTGCGTGGCGATGCCCTCCTCCAGGAGGAGTCGCCTCAGGCGCTGGATGGGGTCACGCTCCCGCCAGGCTTGCTCCTCTTCCTTGGTACGGTAGGCACGCGGGTCGCTGCGCGAGTGTCCGTAGTAGCGGTAGGTCTTGGCCTCGATGAGGCTGGGTCCCTCGCCCCGGCGGGCGCGCTCCACGGCTTCAGCCACCGCTTCCCTAACCGCCAGCACGTCCATCCCGTCGACGATCACCCCGGGCATCTCGTACGCGGCCGCCCGGCGAGCCACGTCGGGGCAGGCGGCGGCGTTGCAGAAGGGGACGGACATACCGTACAGGTTGTTCTCCACCACATACACCACCGGTAGCTTCCAGGTGGAGGCCATGTTGAGAGACTCGTGGAAGTTGCCCGTGTTGGAGGCACCGTCGCCGAAGAAGCACAGCACCACCTGGTCCGTCCCTCGCATCTTCACCGACAACCCGGCTCCCGTAGCCACTGGTATGTTGCCCCCCACGATGCCAGTGGCACCCAGGTTGCCCTTAGACACGTCGGCGATGTGCATGGACCCCCCGCGACCCCGGCAGTAGCCGGTGGCCCGCCCACACAGCTCGGCCATCATGCGGTTCAGGTGCTCCTGCTTGGCCTGCGGGCCCTTAGCGTGCTTGTCGCCGTGGGCGTGGCAGTGACCGTGCCCCCGATGGGTGCTAGTGATGAGGTCATTCTCGCCAATGGCGGACATGGCGCCCACCGCCACCGCCTCTTCACCCGCGTACAGGTGCGAAGCGCCCTTGATCAGGTCCCGGCCCAGCAAATCGTAGACCGTGTCTTCGAAGATCCGGATTTCCCACATCTGCCGCAGCATGGTCATGAGCTCATCCTTGGAGGGCAGAGCCACACTGGCCACGTCGGCACCGGCGGGTCTTTCGCTCATACCGATGACCTCCTGGTGTCAGTCGCTGACGCCCGATATCTCAGGCCAGGCGCCGTTGGAGAGCGACTGGTAACGATCCGTCACCATTTCGCTCAGCTGGCTACCCGGCTCAATCCCGCTTACCTCGTATAGCACCTGAGAGACGGGAGCGTCCCGCAACATAGCCTGAAGGCGACGAGCGCTCTCGTCCTCGGGCGGGTCGAATAGCAGCGCCGCCGCTATGCCCCATGCCAGCGCCTCCGGCCGGCCGGCCGTCTCTACCACCAGCCGCGCCGCGCCTGCCAATCGGTCGTTCGGGCCCAGCTTGCGGATAGGGTCCCGCCCCAGCCGGAAGATGGTGTCTCCCAGTCGGTGGTTGCGGAAGCGGCGCATCAGGTCCTCCACCAAAGCGTACTGCTCCGAGGGGTTGAGCCCATGCCTTCGAATGAGGGCCTCGCTCGATTCCTCCAGCGCCTGCTCGGTCAGCTCGGCCACCAGCGGGTCATCGAGGGCCTCGTACCCGTACTCGTAGTCGTTGAGGTAGCCCAGGTAGGCGATCATCGCGTGGCCAGCGTTGTGAGTGAAGAGCTTCTGGTCCACGTAGGCAGCGAAGTTGTCCCGCGGCTCCATCCCCACCACCCGGGGGATCTCGCCCTTGAACCGCGCCCGATTGACTGGCAGAACCTTGTACGGCTCGGCCATGATGAAGGAGGGGTCCTCCCGACTGATCTCGGGCGGAATCAACGGAACCATGCGGGCGATCACGGCGTCCACCAGCCCTACCTGTTCTTCCAGATAGGCTCGACCCTCCGGCGAGAGGTGCTCCCGCAGCATGTCCGCGAACACGTCCGGGGCGTTCCTCAGGTTCTCGCACACAATGAGATTGAGGGGACCGCCCCCTTCTCGCCGACGGCGCTCCAACCCCGCCGCTATCACCGGCGCTACCTTGGGCAGGGCGGGCACGCCCACCGCGGTGGCCGCCAGGTCGCACCCAGCGATCGCCTGGGCCACCTCTTCCGTCTCTCCGGCCATCACAGCGCTCACGCCGGAGATCTCCAGCTCCTCCACCTCTGAGTCCGTCACCAACTGCAACGTATAGCGGCCCCGCTCGGCCAGCGCTCGCACCAGCGGCTCCACCACGTCCACAAACAGCACCCTATAGCCGGACTCAGTCAGCAGTTGGCCCAGGAAGCCGCGTCCGACGTTCCCGGCGCCGAACACCACGCTCAGCGGCTCGGCTCTCATGTTGTCCTCCGGTTGAGCTTCCCCGCCCCCTCAGGCGGCCAGGATCGCCCGCTCCCAACATGGCCCATCGCCGGTGCATCCGCTCCTGTGCCGCCTACCAGTGGCAGGGGTAGACCACCGTCCCTGCCCTCCGCTGCGCCACAGAGTTCTTGACTCACTCCGCCATCGCCCGGTGGTAGGGGCAGGCTACCACGCCCGCCCTCCGCCTCCAGGGCGGCCGCCACTCCCAGGGCCACCACCAGCCACAACAGAGTGGCTGCATGGGGGAAGGCAAGGTTGAACAGGTAGTGGTCCAGCACACCGGCCACCATCCCGGCGACCACGCCCGTCTGGGCTCCCAGCATAAGACCTTCCAGCTGCGGGTCCGACTGACGCACCGCCCGGCTTCGCGGCCACACGTAGGCGAAGAAGACTCCGAGAGCGAGCAGGAACGCCGCCACGCCCACCAGGCCCATCTCCTCGGCGATCAGGAGGTAGACGCAGGACACCCCTAGGTAGATGTCCACGTCCGGGACTCCAGTGAACCCCACCCCAAACCAAGGGTAGCGAGAGATGAGCAGAAAGGCATCCTTGTACTCGCCGAAGCGCATCTGGGTGGCCACGTCCTGCCCCCTCAGCCCCTCGATAAAGTGCTGAACGTAGTCCCTGGTCATGGGTAACACTAGGACTAGAAGCAGCCCGGCGGCCAGCAGCCACAGAATGCGGCGATGACGGACTAGGCCTAGCATTCCCAACGCCATCGCCAGACCGAACATGGAACCGCGCGAGTAGGTCAGCAACAGGGCCAGCGCCACCGCGCCCGCCACCCCTGCGGCGAACAGCCTGTCCCGACGCGGCCCAGGCACGAACAACTGGGGAGCCGCGAGCCCGCCCAGGATGGCCAGCATTCCCCCGAACACGTTTGGGTCCACGGAAGTGCCGATGGCCCGCAGGGCCAGTTCGGGGTTGTCCTCCACGTAGCGCAGGACGTTGCCAGTGGGGTACCCCACCACCCCCAGGCGCCCCAGAAACGCTTCCGCCAGCTCCCGCGGGGCCATGTACAGAGCCACCCCGACCAGCGCCGCCACGGCCCCCAGAGCCAGTAGTAGGCGAAAGGTCTGCCGTACCAGCCTGCCCTCCAGGACGTTGACGGCCACGAAGAAGAAGCCCAGCGCCAGGACCAGATCAGCGAAACGGCGCAGGGAAGTGACGGTAGGCCGAGAGTGCGCCACCCCCAGGACAAAGGAAGCCAGCATGAGTCCTATGAAGAGAAGCAAGGCCACGCCCACCGGAGTCACATCAGCGCGAGAGCGACGCAGGTAGACGTAGCGCACCAGGGCCAGCGCTGTCGTGCCCAGTAAAGCCACCTCCAGCAGGGTGGGAGTCACTCCAATGTCCACCGGGAGGGTGGCGAAGGGCAGCAGAGTGATCACCGCCAGGCTACCCCAGAGGAAGTAGCGCACGTCGCGCAGCACCACCAGCCCTACAGGCACCGCCAGTGCTACCACGAACGCCAGTAGCCCCAGGCCGGCCACGGCCACGCCCGCCAGCACCGCTCCGGCGACGCACAGAAGAACCACGTAGAGGTTCTTTCCCCCTCGCTGAAGGAGTGCATCTTCCAGAACGTTGCCAGCCAGGTTCATGTGCATTCGCATCGGCTCCGCTTCGCCTGCCCATTCTACCACCATTGTCCCAAGTTGCAGACTTCAGCCAGAGCCGGCGGCCAGTGAAGGGATACCACCGCCGAGGCCGTAGAGGTCGCAGGGGAAAGAGGACAGGGCAGAGGCCTGTCGAGAGACAGGCAGAATGAGACCTTGAATGTGGGCGGTGCGACGACTTGGCCCTCCGTCACCTACCCACTTGGCTGGCTCACCCCTTGTCCTTCCTCCGTGGCCTCTGCGCTCTCTGCGGCGAGATCAGCTGAACGCTCTCGTAGACCTCTATCGTCCGGCGAGCGATGTCCGGCCATTGGAACTGCCGCGACAGCCGCCTAGCCGCCTCCCCCAGGCGGCGACGCTCCTCCGGGTTCCGAGATAGCTCCAGCAGCGCCTCGGCCAGCCCTTCTACGTCCCCGGGCGCCACCAGCCGCACGTTCTCTCCTTCGGAGAGTCCGGCGACCGGGACGGCCGGCTGGGTGGTGATGGTGGGCACGCCGTGCGCCAGGGCCGCCATCAGGCTGCCCCGGCGGTAGGAGGCCCCGTCTCGGAAAGGCAGCACGCACAGGTCGCTCGCCGCGAAAGCTACAGAGACCCCCTCCGGCTCCAGAAACCCGGTCCGGGACACCCACCTCTGCAGGCCCAACCGGTCAACCTCCTGGAACACCTCGCGGGCGTACGCGGCATTGGTGGGATCGGAGGCTCCCACGTCCCCGCCGATGAACAGCAGGCGGACGTCGTCACCCATCTCCCGCGCTCGCGCCACCGCCCGCACCAGGTCCAAGCCCCCCTTGGTGACGTTTAGGAAGGCGAAGTAGCACGCCAGCGTGGCTTCCTGCGGCACCCCGAGCGCCTCTCGGAACTGCCGCCGCCGCTCCGGTGTCACCGATACGGGGGACACGTTACTCCCGATCCGGACCAGGTGTAGGTTGCCGCGTGGCGCCATGATGCGAGCTCGAGCCAGGTCCTCCTCGTTTGTGAGGATGGCGGCGCAACTGCCCCGAAGCAGCCCCCGAACGGACCACTGCCGCAGCGGTCCCGCCTTGGGAAAGAGATAGGGCACCCGCAGGTCGTGGAAGGTGGTCACCAGCGGGGTCCCTCGGGAGAAGAGAGGAAGGAGGTGAACGGGCAGCCTCATGCCGTATGCGGCCGCCTGATACTGCAGGTTGAGGACGTCGTACTCTGAGGCGAGACGCCTAATCCGATCCAGGTCGCGCAGACCCCAGCCGCGCGCCTCCGCCCGCACCTCGAAGGGCCACGTCGGGTCACGAGGCACGGCCTCAGCGGGCGCCAAGACGGTAACGGCGCAACCCTCGTCCGCCAGGGCCTGAGTCAGACAGCGCGAGAAGTCGCCCAGGCCCCCCTGCATGGGCGGAAACTCTCCTGCCACCAAGAGCACCCTCACGCCCTCTACCTCAGGCCGGAGGCCAGTGCCTGCCGGTAGAGACCCAGTCGCTCCCGCCTCAGATCCCTTCTGTGCCCGAGGGCCAGCT harbors:
- a CDS encoding RibD family protein; protein product: MLPRVFIHNQVSLDGRIEGFPADPALYYSLAGRWNVDAHLTGADTLLSGDQPLQPDGEAECAGPEPEPNDTRPLLVVTDSRGRIRHWQQLRSMPYWRGQVALCSRATPEEYLDYLRRSRVHAIIAGEDRVDLRAALEELTRHFGVRLVHADSGGTLTAALLSGGLVQEISLLLSPYLVGGTEPRPLFRSVDPGPLGSAIGLRLVQVEQLPGDVVWLRYEIAAEA
- a CDS encoding 2-oxo acid dehydrogenase subunit E2, translated to MATEVIMPKLGQTMEKGTITEWLVKEGQPVRRGEPLFKIESDKAVLDVNAPATGVLRKILVPKGGSAPILSRVGVIAREDEDIAALVGEASPGGAASKAERAPEVEAAPAAGPQEAAAERPAGERVVASPRARRLARLEGVDLAAVTGSGPEGRIVERDVQAYLESLPRVTPAAREAARSLGVELTSLPRPQAGDRLTREDILRTVEPVRAAGDGGPERPKPEEERQPLTGVRALIAERMVASVHTTAAYTLTTEADATALVAWRERLKARARAGERVPTYNDLLVRLLARALVEYPDLNAHLEGDEIVRSGSVNVGLAVDTERGLVVPVLRDAQRLTLSEIAEGSAELVAKARAGQLTPDDMSGGTFTISNLGMFEIDVFTPIINVPEVAILGVGRIAERPMVHQGAIVARPTVVLSLTADHRLVDGAPGARFLQRVKQLVEDPLLAL
- a CDS encoding dehydrogenase produces the protein MSERPAGADVASVALPSKDELMTMLRQMWEIRIFEDTVYDLLGRDLIKGASHLYAGEEAVAVGAMSAIGENDLITSTHRGHGHCHAHGDKHAKGPQAKQEHLNRMMAELCGRATGYCRGRGGSMHIADVSKGNLGATGIVGGNIPVATGAGLSVKMRGTDQVVLCFFGDGASNTGNFHESLNMASTWKLPVVYVVENNLYGMSVPFCNAAACPDVARRAAAYEMPGVIVDGMDVLAVREAVAEAVERARRGEGPSLIEAKTYRYYGHSRSDPRAYRTKEEEQAWRERDPIQRLRRLLLEEGIATQEELDEVEQRAQEAIDKAVEFALASPMPSPDELYQDVYAPLTYPPEVLQRDAELRARVHRGEGGRVITYGQALNEALREEMKRDERVFIMGEDVGLYGGAYAVTKGLFQEFGPERVRDTAISEAAIGGAGVGAAMSGMRPVIEIMYVDFTPLAMDQLANQGAKNRYMFGGKTTVPLVVRTEGGAGRSIAAHHSQSLEALWVHFPGIYVVMPCTPYDAKGLLKAAIRQDNPVMFIEHKMLYRVQGPVPEEDYIVPLGVADVKREGTDATVVAYSRMLHTALQAAEQLAADGVSVEVIDPRSLKPLDLDTIVDSVKKTGRLVVVTEAYKTGAFTSELVTLVNEAAFDWLDAPIERVCGADVPVPMAESLEDAAIPNADRIAAAIRKVIR
- a CDS encoding mannitol-1-phosphate 5-dehydrogenase is translated as MRAEPLSVVFGAGNVGRGFLGQLLTESGYRVLFVDVVEPLVRALAERGRYTLQLVTDSEVEELEISGVSAVMAGETEEVAQAIAGCDLAATAVGVPALPKVAPVIAAGLERRRREGGGPLNLIVCENLRNAPDVFADMLREHLSPEGRAYLEEQVGLVDAVIARMVPLIPPEISREDPSFIMAEPYKVLPVNRARFKGEIPRVVGMEPRDNFAAYVDQKLFTHNAGHAMIAYLGYLNDYEYGYEALDDPLVAELTEQALEESSEALIRRHGLNPSEQYALVEDLMRRFRNHRLGDTIFRLGRDPIRKLGPNDRLAGAARLVVETAGRPEALAWGIAAALLFDPPEDESARRLQAMLRDAPVSQVLYEVSGIEPGSQLSEMVTDRYQSLSNGAWPEISGVSD
- a CDS encoding glycosyltransferase, producing the protein MQGGLGDFSRCLTQALADEGCAVTVLAPAEAVPRDPTWPFEVRAEARGWGLRDLDRIRRLASEYDVLNLQYQAAAYGMRLPVHLLPLFSRGTPLVTTFHDLRVPYLFPKAGPLRQWSVRGLLRGSCAAILTNEEDLARARIMAPRGNLHLVRIGSNVSPVSVTPERRRQFREALGVPQEATLACYFAFLNVTKGGLDLVRAVARAREMGDDVRLLFIGGDVGASDPTNAAYAREVFQEVDRLGLQRWVSRTGFLEPEGVSVAFAASDLCVLPFRDGASYRRGSLMAALAHGVPTITTQPAVPVAGLSEGENVRLVAPGDVEGLAEALLELSRNPEERRRLGEAARRLSRQFQWPDIARRTIEVYESVQLISPQRAQRPRRKDKG